The Engystomops pustulosus unplaced genomic scaffold, aEngPut4.maternal MAT_SCAFFOLD_176, whole genome shotgun sequence genome has a segment encoding these proteins:
- the LOC140108733 gene encoding transcription factor SOX-15-like, which yields MAAAPVKRPMNAFMVWSSEERRRVSAQHPTMHNSEISRRLGEVWRALDEEQRRPYREQAKRLRERHAREHPGYKYAPRKRRRHKGAEEARAPAQEGTAAAPAPGEEAGAPQQQQQHGHSPAAYSYFSSYAGAPHMEAPFPAVSDVSALYGLGLYDFGERRGVQPPVHYQTVEVDGGGSLISL from the exons ATGGCGGCGGCTCCGGTGAAGCGGCCTATGAACGCCTTCATGGTGTGGTCCAGCGAGGAGCGGCGGCGCGTGTCCGCCCAGCACCCGACCATGCACAACTCGGAGATCAGCCGCCGCCTGGGCGAGGTGTGGCGGGCGCTGGACGAGGAGCAGCGGAGGCCGTACCGGGAGCAGGCCAAGCGGCTGCGGGAGCGACACGCCCGGGAGCACCCGGGATACAAGTACGCGCCCCGCAAGAGGAGGCGCCACAAGGGGGCGGAGGAGGCCCGGGCACCGGCCCAGGAGGGAACAGCGGCGGCACCGGCACCGGGGGAGGAGGCGGGAGcgccccagcagcagcagcagcacggacACAGCCCCGCGGCCTACAG TTACTTCTCTTCGTACGCTGGAGCCCCCCACATGGAGGCGCCGTTCCCTGCGGTCAGTGACGTTTCGGCGCTCTATGGACTTGGACTTTATGACTTTGGAGAGAGACGTGGGGTCCAGCCGCCGGTACACTACCAGACAGTAGAGGTGGATGGTGGGGGGTCACTGATCAGCCTCTGA